A window of Halopelagius inordinatus genomic DNA:
TCGACGCCGTCAACTGCGCCGTGACCAACGCCGTGACGAACAACGCGAGTAGGACGACCTGTCCGGTCGCCGGTCCTCTCTCACTCATCCTCGAGTCGTCCGTGACGCTGATCTATCTCGTCTAGCACGTCCAACGTCTTGCGAACCGACGCCCGGATGGCGTCGCTTCGGTTGACGAACTTCCCGCCGTCTCCGACGTGTTCGTCTAAGTCAGCGAGCAGTTCGTCGGGCATCTCGACGCTTATCTTGGCCATATCAGGGAGTATGGGCATCACCTCCGTATTAAGGACTCGGTCTTCTCACCGGGAGATGGCCGTGAGAATATCGCTTCGTCGCGGATGCGTTCGGTCCGCACCTCCGAACTACTACGGTGCAGTCGCGGTGCGGTTTTTCCTCCAGGTTTTGTCGGGTGGGCGAAGCCCGCCCGAGAAAAAGTGGGTTTTAGACATCCGCGCCGCGGGCGGGAGCGAGGTTGCGTCGCCCGCCGAGTGTCACCACGAAGAGGACGCCGAGTCCGACGCCGTACGCGGCCATGAGGGGAACGGTGACGAGGAACATCGTCATGATTCCGGCGGGCGTGAAGACGGCGGCGAACGCGAGGATACCGACCGTCACCTCGCGCCACCGGCCCCGCATCGACTGGTAGGAGATGCCCGTGCTGTTCAAAAGCACCATCAGGACCGGAACGTCCGCGAGGAGACCGATTCCGGCCGTGGTGAAGAAGATGAGCCAAAAGAAGTTGGTGATGCGGTAGGCGATTATCATCTTCGCCTGCACCGCGTCGTTCACCAACCACGAGATGACCGCCGGCGCGATGTAGGTGTAGCCGAGGACGAACCCGCCGAGCAGTCCCACCGTGAGTGCGCCCGTCCAAAGGAAGACGGAGCGGCGACGCTGGTTGACGATGTTGCGCTCTCTGAGCGCCGGCCACGCGTAGTAGGCGACGATGGGGAGGGTGACGAGAGCGGCGATGAGCGTCGAGAACTTCACCTCGAAGATGAGCGCCTCCACGGGGTGGAGGGCGACGACGTTTATGACCTCGCTCGGGGTCACCGCGGCGGGCAACTGAGCCAAGAACCCCTCGTAGACGTCCTTGATGCCGCCCGTGTAGAGCCACCCGAACGTCCCCGCGAGGACGAGCATGAAGACGACGACGATGCGGAACGTCTTCGACGTTATCGAGTCGAGGATGAACGCCAGGTCGGTGTAGTACCCCCCGATGTCGTCTTCGCCCGTCTCGCCGTCGGTCAACTCTTCGAGGAACGTCCCGCCGGCGCGCGTCGCCCGGTCCTCTATGGTGTCGTCGTCCTCGGTCTCGCCTTCCTCGCGTTGCTCTTCTGTCTCGTCGAACCTGTCGAGGATGGCTTGGGCTTTCTCGTGGTTCCCTTCGTCGACGGCGTCGCCCGCGACGGCCATCGCCTCCTCCTCGCTCAGACCGCCGAACGCCTCCGGCGGTGCCGCGCGGACGCCCGCGGCGTCGAGTCGGGAGATGTCGAGTTGGGTCGGGTCGCCGCGGCCGGGTTCGGTTGGGTCGGCCGCCTCGACTATCGCGCCGTAGACGACGTACGCGAGGGTTCCGAGGACGAAGACGGCCGCGCCGAGTGCCGCCCACACGGCGAGAGAAACCTCGGGCGAGAGCCCGAGCGTCGAGCCCGGTTCGAGGATGCGGTAGTCGCTCCCCGTGCGGGCGAGGAGGCCGTTGAACCCGGCCTGACCGCCGCGTTCGTAGAACAGGTAGACGGCGAGTCCGCCGAGAACCGCGCTCCCGGCGAGGACGTTCCACCGTCGGCGCGCGACGGCGGGGACGCTTACGCGTTCGCTCCCGCGCCTCGCGGTGACGACTACCTTCGCGAGATAGAGACTCCCCC
This region includes:
- the tatC gene encoding twin-arginine translocase subunit TatC — protein: MSSALDEDTQQTLAAGRDTAGAMLRAAQKDLQKVFIVFLVGFLGTFYALRLVVWDFLKSVTEAQMSAHIQGNYDIIAQTPFDVILLQAKIGLVSGIILAAPIFVYFSRDALRERGAWPQSPVAPWKLAFIAVTTALLFVAGIAYGYFVFFPFMFAFLAGNAISAGFAPTYSIVMWAQFIFLLTVSFGLAAQMPLAITGLSYAEIVPYETFRDKWRYAVVAIFVFGALFSPPDPFTQIMWALPLLFLYGGSLYLAKVVVTARRGSERVSVPAVARRRWNVLAGSAVLGGLAVYLFYERGGQAGFNGLLARTGSDYRILEPGSTLGLSPEVSLAVWAALGAAVFVLGTLAYVVYGAIVEAADPTEPGRGDPTQLDISRLDAAGVRAAPPEAFGGLSEEEAMAVAGDAVDEGNHEKAQAILDRFDETEEQREEGETEDDDTIEDRATRAGGTFLEELTDGETGEDDIGGYYTDLAFILDSITSKTFRIVVVFMLVLAGTFGWLYTGGIKDVYEGFLAQLPAAVTPSEVINVVALHPVEALIFEVKFSTLIAALVTLPIVAYYAWPALRERNIVNQRRRSVFLWTGALTVGLLGGFVLGYTYIAPAVISWLVNDAVQAKMIIAYRITNFFWLIFFTTAGIGLLADVPVLMVLLNSTGISYQSMRGRWREVTVGILAFAAVFTPAGIMTMFLVTVPLMAAYGVGLGVLFVVTLGGRRNLAPARGADV
- a CDS encoding ribbon-helix-helix domain-containing protein gives rise to the protein MAKISVEMPDELLADLDEHVGDGGKFVNRSDAIRASVRKTLDVLDEIDQRHGRLEDE